DNA sequence from the Chroogloeocystis siderophila 5.2 s.c.1 genome:
TGGACATTTCATTCTTTCATTTTACAACATTCTTCATTAAACTTTCAGCAACGTCGATAATAATGCGATCGCATTATTATCCATTGCATTCAAATTTACAGATTTTGCCCGATTGATACCATCAGGAGAGATTACCCAAAGAAAAGTTTGACTATTGGCTAGATTATCAATTGCTTTTTGGATTCCAGTAGCAACTGGAAACATCTCACTGTATATCTCAGCATCACGCGGTAAACGCCTAGCAATATCTTCAACATGACGTTTATGCGAACCAATTAAAATCTGTTGCATTTGCCATGTTGTCCAAATAGCAACGCTACTCAATCCCAAAGCCGAAACTGCAACGATACCCACAGTTAATCGTACGCGCAGTGAAAAAGGGTCAATTCGCCAGATGTTCCTAATTCTTGCTATCACCAACTGTTTCCTGGTGTCGGACAAGTTTTATTCGCAAAGTCACACTGATAAATATACGACTCTTGCCAGCGTAAGGGAATTTCTAGTAAATCTCTTGTTCCTGTGATTTCTTGTCCAATAAATAGCAAAAGTGCAATACAGTTTAAAATTGTATGGATTTTCCGCCAACGCTGCGAATGATCTTTGTGAATATCTGGTGCAATTGCCAACGAAAAAATTATTAACATCGCCGCTGCTATCCCAATATAATAATGCGATAAATACCACTCACTCGCTCGGCGAAAAACTCCATCTTGACTGCCTAAAATGATTAAACCTACACCTGTAAGTGTAGCGAAGATGCCTCGCCAAAGACGCTGTTTTGCGCGAAGAAGTAATACTAAAGAAGTGACAGTAGCCGCAAACATTAACACTATGAATACAACTTGAAATGGTTGCTTAGTAATAAGTTGATTACTGATGACAATGTATAAGCTTGTCATAGATGTAAAATCAATTCCAATTGAGAAGTGAGTAGAAAAGCACTCACTTTCTTCTCAGCAAATTCTCATAATCAATCTGTTGTATTTTTCACTTAAGCTATTAAAGTAAAGGAATAAAAATAATTTCTCATCCCTCTAAATAGTTCCCTTTAAACAGCTTCTGTCGCAGATAAAGTATTGAGATACTGCGCGGTCGCTTGCTTTGGTACGACACCCGCCATCCGCTCTACAACTTGCCCTTTCTGGAAAAATATTATGGAGGAAAAGTTAACTTTAACAGGACAAATTATCCAAAGTAGATTTGATAATGAATTTCCTACACTGCTGGTATCTTTTAAGTCACTTGATTTAACTCAACAATGTCAGCTAGTAGAAATGCTATTTTGTCATCCTGGGCAATGGAACGTTCAGAATACACCAAGAGAATTAGCTTCTTTATTACTGATATTTAACATTTTACTGCGTTCACGAGTTTTGTTTAATCGAAATTTATCAGTGAGTACTATTAAAGTTGCTCAGGTGTAGATTAAGATAGATTATGTGTTATTTAACTAGCCTGACTGTTTTTATTTCGAGTAGAAGCAGCCATTTGCTTAGATGAGTATTGTTCCATTTCCGCCACCGGTAAAACCCAAATTTAAATTTATAAATCTATTCTGCGGTATTGGAGGTTTTAGATTAGCATTACAATCTCTTGGTGGAAAATGTGTATTTTTGTCTGATATTTATACAGTAGCGAGAGCAACATACCAGACAAACTTCGGAGAGTTACCTTATGGAGATATTATAAAGCTTACTAACTTAGACATATCAGATGATGAACTAGATCGCCTCATTCCAAACCATGATTTATTAACTGCTGCTTTTCCATGCCAACCTTTTAGTAGGGCTGGAGTGTCGGCTAGAAACTATCTAGGTCAAAGTCATAAATTCAAAGATCTTGAACAAGGAAATTTGTTTTTTGACATCGTTAGAATTGCTAGATTAAAAAGAGCTAAAGTCTTATTACTAGAAAACGTAAAAAAACTTTCTTACTCACGCTCAAACAAAAACTATTCATATTGTTAGGGAAACAATTGAGAAGGATTTAGGTTACTCTTTTAATTACAAAATTGTAAATTCCATCTCACTGGTTCCTCAAAAAAGAGAGCATTTTTACATAGTTTGTTTTCGAGATAAGGTACACTTTAAGTTTCCTAATTTTTAAGGAGAACCATTACCTTTAAGGTTAATTTTAGAAGAAAATGTGTGCACTAAATTTATAATTTCAGATAAACTTTGGGAAGGACATCAGAAAAGATCGTAAAGGAATGAAGCCAGAGGTGCTGGATTTACGGTGAAATTAGCAAACTTAGACAAAATATCTAACACTCTGGTTTCAAGTTATTACAAAGATGGAAAAGAATGCTTAATTCCTCTGAAGCTGTAGGAAAAGTTCCAAATGATAAAACTTATGCTTTTGTTAAAAAGTAGGCTACAGCTATACTTGATACTAAAAAAGAGTAAGGTTTAGTAAATTTAATTCGCGATTGGGATGACTTCACAGGAATGCTCGCTAGTAAGTTTGAGGAAAATATATCTAAAAGCGATGAAGATGTTGTTTTAACAGCATTATGTCAAGAATACGAAAGGAGAGTTGCTCAAAAAAGAAAAACTAAGGCTGGTAAAGACTTAGAAAGTAGTATTGAATTTATTTTCAATTATTTTGGTATTTAAACAGAAGGTAAACCTAAGCATTTTACCGCTGGTTTGGAAATAGACAACTGGGTTGAAACTAAAAATGGGTGGTATATAGGAGTAACTTTGAAAAGAACTTTAAGAGAAAGATGGAAGCAGACATACACAACTGATGTTAAAATCTATGTTTAACACAAAATTAGTAAAATATTGTGGGTAATTAGTGATGATTCTG
Encoded proteins:
- a CDS encoding DNA cytosine methyltransferase yields the protein MSIVPFPPPVKPKFKFINLFCGIGGFRLALQSLGGKCVFLSDIYTVARATYQTNFGELPYGDIIKLTNLDISDDELDRLIPNHDLLTAAFPCQPFSRAGVSARNYLGQSHKFKDLEQGNLFFDIVRIARLKRAKVLLLENVKKLSYSRSNKNYSYC